In Oncorhynchus keta strain PuntledgeMale-10-30-2019 chromosome 19, Oket_V2, whole genome shotgun sequence, a single genomic region encodes these proteins:
- the LOC118370970 gene encoding nuclear pore complex protein Nup153-like isoform X1: MPKLHFPWFSFNLKLPSKRTESLNSMVNAMTGQLEQLSGAESIFNLAMAATGGGKIRSRRCHSASKPYAKSKQQQPGLISRVTDTVKSIVPSWLQKYFRNGEAAEGGGSVVRAEQNSQAPPPNGSEEVAPLPDGRDTPEPGTSHTEPSTSRASLNFQDVLSRPPLNRSHLHFPSLDTSLARRGPSSLFSQPSTSSAPFVGASPSFSLVKEIKDNSSQHEDDNISTTSGFSSRASDKDVPNSKTASLPQLWSPEMDRTHSGPQQSQSSLKKPAFNLSVFGTSSTVSVSQSSQSSTSTMNSSVLNSSQLGDSPFYPGKTTYGGAASVRTARSRTAIPYQAPLRRQIKAKPAGAQPCGVTSATARRILQSLERMSSPLADAKRIPSTVSSPLSTSLDGSTLHLSHFQAKKKLLDSPLPPVQKLVIPAAASVSGNRSMSFRPSLTPGGLARTPRDTPTRQSPLIPEAVAGPSQSTSSILPTYPLSSTPAFSSTGSGGGKMKRERTSTRPSSKRPEDQIAELSDLPAISLPHSPSFSLPSFSFFQPPTATVTPTAALTTSPVLEETIRNKVPPTTAPSTPPSTPFTFSSPIVMATAASPPSFSPSSGFTFSAPVVKTGLSLSNGKMATPVLAAVKHAASESMDEFEGPYKPAKVLKQGSVLDLLNGPGFAVPVTQTSPVPKAHQETPALSTNTPSLGDLFKATTGSWDCDTCVVQNKPTDSKCVTSVTPRLNSGPSLAKTDSIPLLSRLEGSTTTTTPAATFGALFTKPAGSWDCDTCLVQNKPDAVKCVACETTKPGTGVKASLTMPAFLEAKTLPAAAPLLGFGDKFKKPEGAWECGVCMVQNKAQDTKCVSCGIAKPGATAAPHSLTPTPVSATPLLGFGAQFKKPEGAWECDVCCVENKGADKECVACQTPKPGAKVEPKAFGSSSFGIQSSSDSGGFKFGMGTSSDSGSGGFKFGGTLLDSSSSGGFKFGASASSDSTSTDTSSSAGFKFGGSSEGCKFAASAASTPAVDEGKKAEAPGMGAGFKFGVGGGLSFGTAAAASTESKPPYSGFSFHLVATSDSSSSTFSLPVSTENDSGASTETTTTTTTAAAPMFGKLAEAKATALTTPLGGSIFRESLDKDKAPSFTFGKHEKEVASMGSGFLFSVPSKEGVASAPSTGFSFSKPDPPKDQPNAPALAFEKPEDQSETPAAESPKPSFSFGQSTTDAAAPKPAFGFMASTTTTSSSSSSTPAPAPIPVPSTFLFGQSASTEATPAKSFLFGQSQDSLPAPAVSLNPGPAQPFLFGSGPNAAAPSFTFGAAAPSTAAPSAAPAPFVFSPASSTGFGSGQAPNFGQGTPHPSAPAFGSPAPSPFSATASQPPAFGAKPNSVPVFGHQANSTPAFGSSVPTTPGGGFQFGGASVFGTSSNSTGVFAFGGAPGGSPAPSATPSIAPQPSAPGSGFNFAAPPTFNIGSKSTTFTAAATGQHSIPGRKIKTAVRRKK; the protein is encoded by the exons CAGCAGCCTGGCCTGATTAGTCGAGTGACAGATACAGTCAAGAGCATCGTTCCTTCTTGGCTGCAGAAATACTTCAGGAATGGGGAGGCTGCAGAGGGGGGAGGGTCCGTAGTGAGGGCGGAGCAGAACAGCCAGGCCCCTCCCCCAAATGGCAGCGAGGAGGTAGCACCCCTTCCTGATGGACGGGACACTCCGGAGCCCGGTACCAGCCATACAG AACCTTCGACAAGCAGGGCATCCCTGAACTTCCAGGATGTTCTGTCAAGGCCCCCCCTCAACCGCTCTCACCTCCATTTCCCCTCCTTGGACACCTCCCTGGCCCGCAGGGGCCCCAGCTCTCTTTTCTCCCagccctccacctcctctgcccCCTTCGTTGGGGCCTCGCCCAGCTTCTCCCTTGTCAAAGAGATCAAGGACAACAGCTCACAGCACGAGGACGACAACATCTCTACCACCAGCGGCTTCTCTTCACGTGCATCAGACAAAG ATGTACCTAATTCGAAGACCGCATCTCTACCCCAGCTCTGGTCCCCGGAGATGGACCGGACCCACTCTGGGCCTCAGCAGTCCCAGTCCAGTCTCAAGAAGCCTGCGTTCAACCTATCTGTCTTTGGGACGTCCTCCACTGTGAGTGTCAGTCAGTCAAGTCAGTCCTCCACT TCTACGATGAACAGTTCAGTGCTGAATTCCAGTCAGTTGGGGGATTCCCCCTTCTACCCAGGGAAGACTACCTATGGGGGAGCGGCTTCTGTTAGAACAGCCCGTTCACGCACAGCCATACCTTACCAG GCTCCATTGCGGAGACAGATCAAGGCCAAGCCTGCTGGGGCTCAGCCCTGTGGGGTGACCAGCGCTACCGCCCGACGCATCCTACAGTCCCTGGAGCGCATGTCCAGCCCCCTCGCT GATGCCAAGAGAATCCCCTCTACAGTTTCCTCTCCCTTATCAACA TCACTGGATGGCAGCACTCTACACCTTTCACATTTTCAGGCCAAAAAGAAACTG CTGGACTCTCCCCTCCCCCCAGTCCAGAAGCTGGTGATCCCGGCGGCAGCGTCAGTGTCGGGGAACCGTTCCATGTCCTTCAGGCCCTCTCTGACCCCTGGGGGCCTGGCTCGAACCCCTAGAGACACG CCCACAAGACAATCCCCTCTGATTCCTGAAGCAGTGGCAGGTCCTTCTCAAAGCACAAGCAGCATTCTACCCACCTACCCTCTGTCCAGCACTCCTGCAttcagcagcacagggtcaggAGGTGGgaagatgaagagggagaggacCAGCACAAGACCCTCTTCCAAACGTCCTGAAGACCAG ATCGCTGAGCTATCGGACCTGCCAGCCATCTCGCTCCCCCACAGCCCGTCCTTCAGTCTGCCCAGCTTCAGCTTCTTCCAACCTCCCACCGCCACAGTCACGCCCACTGCCGCTCTCACTACCTCACCTGTCCTGGAGGAGACCATCCGTAACAAG GTGCCACCGACTACagccccctctacccctccctccacacCTTTCACCTTCTCCTCCCCCATCGTCATGGCAACTGCTGCTAGCCCACCGTCCTTCTCTCCGTCT TCTGGATTTACCTTCAGTGCACCTGTAGTGAAAACGGGTCTGTCACTATCCAACGGGAAGATGGCCACCCCAGTATTGGCAGCAG TGAAGCACGCTGCCAGTGAGAGCATGGATGAGTTTGAAGGGCCATATAAACCAGCCAAGGTGTTGAAACAGGGCAGTGTTCTGGACCTCCTGAATGGACCTG GATTTGCCGTTCCTGTTACTCAGACCTCCCCTGTCCCCAAAGCCCACCAGGAGACCCCAGCACTGTCCACCAACACCCCCTCCCTTGGGGACTTGTTCAAAGCGACAACCGGTTCCTGGGATTGTGACACCTGTGTGGTGCAGAACAAACCCACTGACTCTAAGTGTGTGACCTCTGTGACCCCACGACTAAACTCTGGCCCCTCTTTAGCAAAAACCGACAGTATACCCTTGTTGTCCAGGCTGGAgggttccaccaccaccactactcccGCTGCAACTTTTGGGGCCTTGTTCACAAAGCCTGCAGGAAGCTGGGACTGTGACACTTGTCTGGTTCAGAACAAGCCTGATGCTGTCAAATGTGTGGCCTGTGAGACAACCAAGCCTGGGACTGGAGTTAAAGCCTCACTGACTATGCCTGCCTTCTTGGAGGCTAAGACTCTGCCTGCTGCTGCCCCACTCCTGGGCTTTGGAGACAAGTTTAAGAAGCCAGAGGGAGCATGGGAGTGTGGCGTGTGCATGGTGCAGAACAAGGCGCAGGACACCAAGTGTGTTTCCTGTGGGATCGCTAAGCCAG GAGCAACGGCTGCGCCTCATTCTCTAACTCCCACCCCTGTCAGCGCCACTCCTCTACTAGGCTTTGGGGCCCAGTTCAAGAAGCCAGAGGGAGCGTGGGAGTGTGATGTGTGCTGTGTTGAGAACAAGGGAGCAGACAAGGAGTGTGTAGCCTGCCAGACCCCCAAGCCTGGAGCTAAAGTAGAGCCCAAAG CATTTGGTTCCTCATCGTTTGGgatccagtcctcttctgactcgGGGGGATTCAAGTTTGGCATGGGGACGTCATCGGACTCTGGTTCTGGGGGCTTCAAATTCGGCGGCACCCTCTTGGACTCCTCATCTTCAGGGGGCTTCAAATTTGGTGCATCTGCCTCATCTGACTCTACCTCGACAGACACCAGCAGCTCTGCAGGTTTCAAATTTGGAGGCTCCTCTGAGGGATGCAAATTTGCAGCTTCAGCTGCTTCTACCCCTGCAGTGGACGAGGGGAAGAAGGCTGAAGCCCCCGGTATGGGTGCCGGGTTCAAATTCGGCGTCGGCGGTGGGCTCTCGTTCGGCACTGCAGCAGCTGCTAGCACGGAGAGCAAACCCCCTTACAGTGGGTTCTCCTTTCATCTGGTGGCAacctctgattcctcctcctctactttcaGCCTCCCTGTTTCTACAGAGAATGACAGTGGAGCTTCTACAGAAACCACgactaccaccaccacagcagcagCGCCTATGTTTGGGAAGCTGGCTGAAGCCAAGGCTACTGCGCTGACCACACCACTAGGGGGCAGCATATTCAGGGAATCACTAGATAAAGACAAGGCCCCTTCTTTCACCTTTGGGAAGCACGAGAAGGAGGTTGCTTCTATGGGTTCTGGGTTCCTATTCAGTGTTCCTAGTAAAGAGGGGGTGGCATCAGCTCCATCTACAGGCTTTTCCTTCAGTAAGCCAGACCCACCTAAAGACCAGCCCAATGCACCTGCCTTGGCCTTTGAGAAGCCGGAAGACCAGAGTGAGACCCCAGCAGCAGAATCCCCTAAGCCCTCATTCAGCTTTGGGCAAAGCACAACAG ATGCTGCAGCCCCAAAGCCAGCATTTGGGTTCATGGcaagcaccaccaccacctcttccTCAAGCAGCTCTACCCCTGCCCCAGCCCCCATCCCGGTCCCCAGTACCTTCCTGTTTGGGCAGAGTGCCTCTACTGAGGCCACCCCAGCCAAGTCCTTCTTGTTTGGGCAGAGCCAGGACAGCCTGCCTGCCCCTGCAGTCTCTCTGAACCCTGGCCCGGCTCAGCCCTTCCTGTTTGGGTCTGGACCTAATGCTGCTGCTCCCTCCTTCACTTTTGGAGCAGCGGCACCCTCCACTGCAG ctCCATCAGCAGCCCCTGCTCCATTTGTATTCAGCCCTGCCTCCTCCACTGGGTTTGGGTCAGGACAAGCTCCTAACTTTGGTCAGGGCACCCCTCATCCCAGTGCCCCAGCGTTTGGTTCCCCTGCCCCGTCCCCCTTCTCTGCCACTGCCTCCCAGCCCCCTGCCTTCGGAGCCAAGCCCAACTCTGTCCCTGTGTTTGGCCACCAAGCCAACTCCACTCCTGCTTTTGGCTCATCCGTCCCCACCACACCAG GTGGAGGTTTCCAGTTCGGCGGAGCCAGTGTGTTCGGCACCTCCAGTAACAGCACGGGGGTGTTTGCTTTCGGAGGGGCACCAGGAGGGTCCCCCGCCCCTTCTGCCACGCCCTCCATCGCACCCCAACCCAGTGCACCTGGAAGTGGTTTCAACTTTGCAGCGCCCCCTACCTTTAATATTGG ATCAAAGAGCACCACCTTCACTGCAGCTGCCACCGGACAGCACTCAATCCCTGGTCGCAAGATCAAAACAGCCGTCCGACGTAAGAAGTAA
- the LOC118370970 gene encoding nuclear pore complex protein Nup153-like isoform X2, which yields MPKLHFPWFSFNLKLPSKRTESLNSMVNAMTGQLEQLSGAESIFNLAMAATGGGKIRSRRCHSASKPYAKSKQQQPGLISRVTDTVKSIVPSWLQKYFRNGEAAEGGGSVVRAEQNSQAPPPNGSEEVAPLPDGRDTPEPGTSHTEPSTSRASLNFQDVLSRPPLNRSHLHFPSLDTSLARRGPSSLFSQPSTSSAPFVGASPSFSLVKEIKDNSSQHEDDNISTTSGFSSRASDKDVPNSKTASLPQLWSPEMDRTHSGPQQSQSSLKKPAFNLSVFGTSSTSTMNSSVLNSSQLGDSPFYPGKTTYGGAASVRTARSRTAIPYQAPLRRQIKAKPAGAQPCGVTSATARRILQSLERMSSPLADAKRIPSTVSSPLSTSLDGSTLHLSHFQAKKKLLDSPLPPVQKLVIPAAASVSGNRSMSFRPSLTPGGLARTPRDTPTRQSPLIPEAVAGPSQSTSSILPTYPLSSTPAFSSTGSGGGKMKRERTSTRPSSKRPEDQIAELSDLPAISLPHSPSFSLPSFSFFQPPTATVTPTAALTTSPVLEETIRNKVPPTTAPSTPPSTPFTFSSPIVMATAASPPSFSPSSGFTFSAPVVKTGLSLSNGKMATPVLAAVKHAASESMDEFEGPYKPAKVLKQGSVLDLLNGPGFAVPVTQTSPVPKAHQETPALSTNTPSLGDLFKATTGSWDCDTCVVQNKPTDSKCVTSVTPRLNSGPSLAKTDSIPLLSRLEGSTTTTTPAATFGALFTKPAGSWDCDTCLVQNKPDAVKCVACETTKPGTGVKASLTMPAFLEAKTLPAAAPLLGFGDKFKKPEGAWECGVCMVQNKAQDTKCVSCGIAKPGATAAPHSLTPTPVSATPLLGFGAQFKKPEGAWECDVCCVENKGADKECVACQTPKPGAKVEPKAFGSSSFGIQSSSDSGGFKFGMGTSSDSGSGGFKFGGTLLDSSSSGGFKFGASASSDSTSTDTSSSAGFKFGGSSEGCKFAASAASTPAVDEGKKAEAPGMGAGFKFGVGGGLSFGTAAAASTESKPPYSGFSFHLVATSDSSSSTFSLPVSTENDSGASTETTTTTTTAAAPMFGKLAEAKATALTTPLGGSIFRESLDKDKAPSFTFGKHEKEVASMGSGFLFSVPSKEGVASAPSTGFSFSKPDPPKDQPNAPALAFEKPEDQSETPAAESPKPSFSFGQSTTDAAAPKPAFGFMASTTTTSSSSSSTPAPAPIPVPSTFLFGQSASTEATPAKSFLFGQSQDSLPAPAVSLNPGPAQPFLFGSGPNAAAPSFTFGAAAPSTAAPSAAPAPFVFSPASSTGFGSGQAPNFGQGTPHPSAPAFGSPAPSPFSATASQPPAFGAKPNSVPVFGHQANSTPAFGSSVPTTPGGGFQFGGASVFGTSSNSTGVFAFGGAPGGSPAPSATPSIAPQPSAPGSGFNFAAPPTFNIGSKSTTFTAAATGQHSIPGRKIKTAVRRKK from the exons CAGCAGCCTGGCCTGATTAGTCGAGTGACAGATACAGTCAAGAGCATCGTTCCTTCTTGGCTGCAGAAATACTTCAGGAATGGGGAGGCTGCAGAGGGGGGAGGGTCCGTAGTGAGGGCGGAGCAGAACAGCCAGGCCCCTCCCCCAAATGGCAGCGAGGAGGTAGCACCCCTTCCTGATGGACGGGACACTCCGGAGCCCGGTACCAGCCATACAG AACCTTCGACAAGCAGGGCATCCCTGAACTTCCAGGATGTTCTGTCAAGGCCCCCCCTCAACCGCTCTCACCTCCATTTCCCCTCCTTGGACACCTCCCTGGCCCGCAGGGGCCCCAGCTCTCTTTTCTCCCagccctccacctcctctgcccCCTTCGTTGGGGCCTCGCCCAGCTTCTCCCTTGTCAAAGAGATCAAGGACAACAGCTCACAGCACGAGGACGACAACATCTCTACCACCAGCGGCTTCTCTTCACGTGCATCAGACAAAG ATGTACCTAATTCGAAGACCGCATCTCTACCCCAGCTCTGGTCCCCGGAGATGGACCGGACCCACTCTGGGCCTCAGCAGTCCCAGTCCAGTCTCAAGAAGCCTGCGTTCAACCTATCTGTCTTTGGGACGTCCTCCACT TCTACGATGAACAGTTCAGTGCTGAATTCCAGTCAGTTGGGGGATTCCCCCTTCTACCCAGGGAAGACTACCTATGGGGGAGCGGCTTCTGTTAGAACAGCCCGTTCACGCACAGCCATACCTTACCAG GCTCCATTGCGGAGACAGATCAAGGCCAAGCCTGCTGGGGCTCAGCCCTGTGGGGTGACCAGCGCTACCGCCCGACGCATCCTACAGTCCCTGGAGCGCATGTCCAGCCCCCTCGCT GATGCCAAGAGAATCCCCTCTACAGTTTCCTCTCCCTTATCAACA TCACTGGATGGCAGCACTCTACACCTTTCACATTTTCAGGCCAAAAAGAAACTG CTGGACTCTCCCCTCCCCCCAGTCCAGAAGCTGGTGATCCCGGCGGCAGCGTCAGTGTCGGGGAACCGTTCCATGTCCTTCAGGCCCTCTCTGACCCCTGGGGGCCTGGCTCGAACCCCTAGAGACACG CCCACAAGACAATCCCCTCTGATTCCTGAAGCAGTGGCAGGTCCTTCTCAAAGCACAAGCAGCATTCTACCCACCTACCCTCTGTCCAGCACTCCTGCAttcagcagcacagggtcaggAGGTGGgaagatgaagagggagaggacCAGCACAAGACCCTCTTCCAAACGTCCTGAAGACCAG ATCGCTGAGCTATCGGACCTGCCAGCCATCTCGCTCCCCCACAGCCCGTCCTTCAGTCTGCCCAGCTTCAGCTTCTTCCAACCTCCCACCGCCACAGTCACGCCCACTGCCGCTCTCACTACCTCACCTGTCCTGGAGGAGACCATCCGTAACAAG GTGCCACCGACTACagccccctctacccctccctccacacCTTTCACCTTCTCCTCCCCCATCGTCATGGCAACTGCTGCTAGCCCACCGTCCTTCTCTCCGTCT TCTGGATTTACCTTCAGTGCACCTGTAGTGAAAACGGGTCTGTCACTATCCAACGGGAAGATGGCCACCCCAGTATTGGCAGCAG TGAAGCACGCTGCCAGTGAGAGCATGGATGAGTTTGAAGGGCCATATAAACCAGCCAAGGTGTTGAAACAGGGCAGTGTTCTGGACCTCCTGAATGGACCTG GATTTGCCGTTCCTGTTACTCAGACCTCCCCTGTCCCCAAAGCCCACCAGGAGACCCCAGCACTGTCCACCAACACCCCCTCCCTTGGGGACTTGTTCAAAGCGACAACCGGTTCCTGGGATTGTGACACCTGTGTGGTGCAGAACAAACCCACTGACTCTAAGTGTGTGACCTCTGTGACCCCACGACTAAACTCTGGCCCCTCTTTAGCAAAAACCGACAGTATACCCTTGTTGTCCAGGCTGGAgggttccaccaccaccactactcccGCTGCAACTTTTGGGGCCTTGTTCACAAAGCCTGCAGGAAGCTGGGACTGTGACACTTGTCTGGTTCAGAACAAGCCTGATGCTGTCAAATGTGTGGCCTGTGAGACAACCAAGCCTGGGACTGGAGTTAAAGCCTCACTGACTATGCCTGCCTTCTTGGAGGCTAAGACTCTGCCTGCTGCTGCCCCACTCCTGGGCTTTGGAGACAAGTTTAAGAAGCCAGAGGGAGCATGGGAGTGTGGCGTGTGCATGGTGCAGAACAAGGCGCAGGACACCAAGTGTGTTTCCTGTGGGATCGCTAAGCCAG GAGCAACGGCTGCGCCTCATTCTCTAACTCCCACCCCTGTCAGCGCCACTCCTCTACTAGGCTTTGGGGCCCAGTTCAAGAAGCCAGAGGGAGCGTGGGAGTGTGATGTGTGCTGTGTTGAGAACAAGGGAGCAGACAAGGAGTGTGTAGCCTGCCAGACCCCCAAGCCTGGAGCTAAAGTAGAGCCCAAAG CATTTGGTTCCTCATCGTTTGGgatccagtcctcttctgactcgGGGGGATTCAAGTTTGGCATGGGGACGTCATCGGACTCTGGTTCTGGGGGCTTCAAATTCGGCGGCACCCTCTTGGACTCCTCATCTTCAGGGGGCTTCAAATTTGGTGCATCTGCCTCATCTGACTCTACCTCGACAGACACCAGCAGCTCTGCAGGTTTCAAATTTGGAGGCTCCTCTGAGGGATGCAAATTTGCAGCTTCAGCTGCTTCTACCCCTGCAGTGGACGAGGGGAAGAAGGCTGAAGCCCCCGGTATGGGTGCCGGGTTCAAATTCGGCGTCGGCGGTGGGCTCTCGTTCGGCACTGCAGCAGCTGCTAGCACGGAGAGCAAACCCCCTTACAGTGGGTTCTCCTTTCATCTGGTGGCAacctctgattcctcctcctctactttcaGCCTCCCTGTTTCTACAGAGAATGACAGTGGAGCTTCTACAGAAACCACgactaccaccaccacagcagcagCGCCTATGTTTGGGAAGCTGGCTGAAGCCAAGGCTACTGCGCTGACCACACCACTAGGGGGCAGCATATTCAGGGAATCACTAGATAAAGACAAGGCCCCTTCTTTCACCTTTGGGAAGCACGAGAAGGAGGTTGCTTCTATGGGTTCTGGGTTCCTATTCAGTGTTCCTAGTAAAGAGGGGGTGGCATCAGCTCCATCTACAGGCTTTTCCTTCAGTAAGCCAGACCCACCTAAAGACCAGCCCAATGCACCTGCCTTGGCCTTTGAGAAGCCGGAAGACCAGAGTGAGACCCCAGCAGCAGAATCCCCTAAGCCCTCATTCAGCTTTGGGCAAAGCACAACAG ATGCTGCAGCCCCAAAGCCAGCATTTGGGTTCATGGcaagcaccaccaccacctcttccTCAAGCAGCTCTACCCCTGCCCCAGCCCCCATCCCGGTCCCCAGTACCTTCCTGTTTGGGCAGAGTGCCTCTACTGAGGCCACCCCAGCCAAGTCCTTCTTGTTTGGGCAGAGCCAGGACAGCCTGCCTGCCCCTGCAGTCTCTCTGAACCCTGGCCCGGCTCAGCCCTTCCTGTTTGGGTCTGGACCTAATGCTGCTGCTCCCTCCTTCACTTTTGGAGCAGCGGCACCCTCCACTGCAG ctCCATCAGCAGCCCCTGCTCCATTTGTATTCAGCCCTGCCTCCTCCACTGGGTTTGGGTCAGGACAAGCTCCTAACTTTGGTCAGGGCACCCCTCATCCCAGTGCCCCAGCGTTTGGTTCCCCTGCCCCGTCCCCCTTCTCTGCCACTGCCTCCCAGCCCCCTGCCTTCGGAGCCAAGCCCAACTCTGTCCCTGTGTTTGGCCACCAAGCCAACTCCACTCCTGCTTTTGGCTCATCCGTCCCCACCACACCAG GTGGAGGTTTCCAGTTCGGCGGAGCCAGTGTGTTCGGCACCTCCAGTAACAGCACGGGGGTGTTTGCTTTCGGAGGGGCACCAGGAGGGTCCCCCGCCCCTTCTGCCACGCCCTCCATCGCACCCCAACCCAGTGCACCTGGAAGTGGTTTCAACTTTGCAGCGCCCCCTACCTTTAATATTGG ATCAAAGAGCACCACCTTCACTGCAGCTGCCACCGGACAGCACTCAATCCCTGGTCGCAAGATCAAAACAGCCGTCCGACGTAAGAAGTAA
- the stmnd1 gene encoding stathmin domain-containing protein 1 has product MGCGTSRFTVVEPMRSGELDGGEDDTVSKQGCRGDSAVSKLTTDSGVVLDTGEVPTLLGAVPRKLSPLAAHIPGLAQESGERPRSSEILEQLLSQGIIAQPRERASGEAYNIMIDDRETPKRRPTPHLESLKVKRDQSVTSQVDMEERMRQAEEERKLNVNLRPKSAGVHDPEAASTSVEGDIVSPVEVLHTPDAPETPPSPRRIQQEPLDPDPTQTRGGDGGSGGVRESGGEGVISGLRWQLLSASLEMENDSTFQQTEQAEEQF; this is encoded by the exons ATGGGATGCGGCACCTCCAGGTTCACGGTGGTCGAGCCCATGAGATCAGGCGAGTTGGACGGAGGAGAG GATGACACAGTGAGTAAGCAAGGCTGTAGGGGCGACTCTGCAGTGTCAAAGTTAACCACAGACAGTGGAGTGGTCCTGGACACTGGTGAGGTTCCCACCTTACTGGGAGCTGTACCCAGGAAACTATCACCACTGGCAG CCCACATTCCTGGCCTGGCCCAGGAGAGTGGTGAGAGACCCAGGTCCAGTGAGATCCTGGAACAGCTTCTGAGCCAAGGCATCATCGCCCAGCCCAGGGAGAGGGCCAGCGGCGAGGCATACAACATCATG ATTGATGACAGAGAGACACCCAAACGTAGGCCTACCCCTCACCTGGAGTCTCTGAAGGTCAAGAGGGACCAGTCTGTCACCAGCCAAgtggacatggaggagaggatgagacagGCGGAGGAGGAACGGAAG CTGAACGTGAACCTGAGGCCTAAATCAGCTGGTGTCCATGACCCAGAAGCTGCATCAACATCCGTAGAGGGGGACATAGTCAGCCCTGTGGAGGTCCTCCACACCCCTGATGCCCCTGAGACCCCGCCCAGCCCAAGACGGATCCAGCAAGAGCCACTGGATCCAGACCCAACTCAGACtcgaggaggggatggagggagtggaggggtcagggagagcgggggagagggagTCATAAGTGGGCTCAGGTGGCAGCTTCTCTCAGCCTCTCTTGAGATGGAGAATGACTCCACATTTCAACAGACTGAGCAAGCTGAGGAGCAATTCTAG